The DNA region CTTGCGCGCGTCGATAAAGCGGCCGCGGTCGCGGCCGGCCATCTCGACATAGGCCAGGAGGTGATGACCGAAGGTCACGGGCTGCGCGGTCTGCAGATGGGTGAAGCCCGGCATCACGGTTCCGGCATGCTCGAGCGCGCGGGCGACCAGCGCCTGCTGGAACGCGGCCAGCGCGGCTTCGGTCTCGTCGATCGTGTCGCGGACATAGAGCCGGAAATCGGTCGCGACCTGGTCGTTGCGCGAGCGCGCGGTGTGCAGCCGGCCCGCCGCGGGCCCGATCAATTCGGACAGCCGCGACTCGACATTCATATGGATGTCCTCAAGCGCGCGCTTGAAATCGAAATCACCCTTGCCGATTTCTGACAAAATCGTGTCTAGACCTTTGCCGATATTTTTCGCATCAGCTGAGGTGATGATGCCCTGCGCGGCGAGCATCGCGGCGTGGGCCTTGGACGCGGCAATGTCCTGGGCGTAAAGGTGACGGTCGACGTCGATGGAGACGTTGATTTCCTCCATGATGGCGTCGGGACGCTCCGAGAACCGGCCGCCCCACATCTTGTTGCTCATGACATCTCGCTCACGAATTTGTATTTCAGGCCGTGCTGTTTCTTTGGCCGTAGTGGCGAAACAGCATGGCGGTTCCGGACGTATTCCCGGCACTGCATAGCCATATCTGACCCAGGATGACAAACGATATGCCCGAGACGACCCCATCCGAACCGACCGCCAAGCCGACGGCCAAATGGCGCATCCCGCTGGTGATCGGCGCCGTGCTGGCCGGGGCCGTGATCGGCTATGTCGGCGTCTCCGGCCTCAGGCATCCCGCCGGCGGCGATATCGCCTGCAACAGCGCGGTGGATCTGGCCAAGAAGATCGCCCCGCTCGCCCATGGCGAGGTCGCGGCGCTGACCATGGCGACTACGCCGCTCCGGCTTCCCGACCTGACCTTCGAGGACGCCAACGGCCAGCCGAAGAAACTCTCTGACTGGCGCGGCAAGACGGTGCTGGTCAATCTGTGGGCGACCTGGTGCGTGCCCTGCCGCAAGGAAATGCCGGCGCTCGACAGCCTGCAGACCAAGCTCGGCGGCAAGGATTTCGAGGTGGTCGCGATCAATATCGACACGCGCGACCCGGACAAGCCGAAGAACTTCCTGAAGGAAGCCAATCTGACCAATCTCGGCTATTTCAGCGATCAGAAAGCCAAGGTCTTTCAGGACCTTAAGAACATAGGCAAGGCGCTGGGCATGCCGACGTCGGTGCTGATCGACGGCAAGGGCTGCGAAATCGCCAATATCGCCGGTCCCGCCGAATGGGCGAGCGACGATGCGATCAAGCTGGTGAAGGCGGCGCTAGCCCCAGC from Bradyrhizobium sp. B124 includes:
- a CDS encoding TlpA disulfide reductase family protein, with the translated sequence MPETTPSEPTAKPTAKWRIPLVIGAVLAGAVIGYVGVSGLRHPAGGDIACNSAVDLAKKIAPLAHGEVAALTMATTPLRLPDLTFEDANGQPKKLSDWRGKTVLVNLWATWCVPCRKEMPALDSLQTKLGGKDFEVVAINIDTRDPDKPKNFLKEANLTNLGYFSDQKAKVFQDLKNIGKALGMPTSVLIDGKGCEIANIAGPAEWASDDAIKLVKAALAPAAAGF